The DNA segment GACTACGCGGAGATGCCACTCACACTCGGCCACTATGAACGCCGTGACATTCCCTTCTACCATGCCTTTGCGGACGCGTTCACCATCTGCGACCAACACTTCTGCTCCGCGCAGACCTGCACGACGCCCAACCGCCTTTTCCTCTGGACCGGGACGAACCGTGACCCGCGCGATCCGTCGGCACCCGTCGTCCTGCGCAACCAGCAGGTCGATCTGGATTCCCCGGCGGACTGGCCGACCTTCCCCGAGCGGCTGGAGGCAAACGGTGTTTCATGGAAGATCTACCAGAACGAGATCACGATGCCCACTGGTCTGGGCCCCGGGGAAAGCGCATGGCTGGAGAACTTCGGCGACAACCCGATGGAATACTTCACCCAGTACCATGTGGAGTTCCACCCCGCCCACCTCTCCCACCTGCAGGACCGGCGGGCCGCGCTCGAAATGACGATCCGCAGGCTGGAGGCAGGAGACCAGATTCCAGAGGAAAACATGGACCTCTATTCAGCGAAGGAGGCCCTCACCGCTCTCGAAACGGAGATCGGGCGTTGCTCGCCGGAAAATTTCCTCAAGCTGCCCGAATGGGAACGCAGCCTCCACCGGAAGGCCTTCTCCACCAACACGGGGGATCCGGACCACCGCCGGCTGGAAACACTGGTCTACCAGGACGACGGCATGGAGAGGCGGATGGAGGTTCCCGCCGGGGATGTGCTCCACCAGTTCCGCCAGGATGTGGACCAAGGGAAGCTCCCTGCCGTTTCATGGCTCGTGGCGCCGGCGAATTTCTCCGACCACCCGAGCGCACCGTGGTACGGGGCGTGGTATGTCTCCGAGGTGCTGGACATCCTCACCCGCGATCCGGAAGTGTGGCGGAAAACCATCCTCATCCTGACCTACGACGAGAACGACGGTTACTACGACCACGTCCCCCCCTTCGTCCCTCCCCACCCGGCGGATGCGGGGAGCGGCGCTGTCTCCGGAGACCTGGACACCACCGGGGAGTTCGATGAACTGGGCCATCCCATCGGCCTCGGTTACCGCGTGCCGATGGTCATCGCCTCACCGTGGAGCCGGGGCGGGAATGTCTGTTCGCAGGTCTTCGACCACACTTCGGTCCTTCGGTTTCTGGAAGTGCTCCTGAAGGGCAGGACCCCGCAGCCCATCGTTGAAACGAACATCAGCGCGTGGCGCAGGACGATCTGCGGAGATCTCACCTCCACCTTCCAACCAGCGGGTGCCGGGCCGGCGAAAAACCCGCTCCCGCTGGAACGCGACACCTTTGTCGGAGCCATCCACAATGCGCGGTTCAAGGATGCCCCGGCGGGGTTCAGGAGCCTCACTCCGGAGGAAATCTCGGAGATCCGGCAGGATCCCGCCGGTTCCCCTCTCCTACCCCGCCAGGAACCCGGCACCCGGACATCACTCGCATTGCCATACGAGCTGCATGCCGACGGCTGGCTCTCAAAGGACGGCACCACCTTCAGCATCATTTTCCGAACCGGAGAACGCTCGGCGGGTGCGCCATTCCAGGTGTATGCACCGGGAAACTTCCTTTCCTCCCGGACCGACCGGGATCCGGGGGTGGAGGAAGACGCCGTGATCCATGAAGCGGCACGGCGGTGGTCGTTCGCCGTCGAGGCGGGGCGGGAGGTGCGATACTCGTGGCCGGTGGCTTCGTTCGAAAACGGGGTGTATCATCTGCGGGTCTATGGGCCGAACGGCTTTTACCGCGAATTCCGCGGGACCGCCGGTGACCCGCCCATACTGGTGCTGCCGGACTACGTGCCGCAGGGTCCCGCCATCCGGCTGGCGGTGGCGAACCGGCAGTCCTCCGGGGATCTCGCCTGCTCCGTGGAGGACGTTTCCTATGGAAGGCCCGCCGTCGCCCTCGCCATCCCTGCGGGTGGGCACGCCACCCTTCCGCTGGATCTCGCCGACAGCTCCGGGTGGTATGATTTCACGCTCCACATCGCGGGCCACGGGCCATTCTCACGGCGCTGGGCGGGGCGGGTGGAGACGGGCAAGGCCGGCACCACCGATCCGTTGATCGGCCGCGGCGCGACGAAGACCGTCCTTCAGGAAGAGCCAGGAACAGAACCTTCCACCCGCCGGAACTGACCCCGGCCCCGGTGGGGCCGGTCAGGCGTTCCTTCGCCGCGGATGAACTCCACCGCATCACCCGCTACGACGGTGGAGTCCGCACGGTGATCCTCGTCAACACCCCGAAGAAGAAGAAGAGTGCGGGCTCATTGGAATCCTTCCGCTACTTTCCAATCGCCAAGCGGCCCTGGTTCTGCCATGTTTCCCTCGTCGCAAGACAAGACGGTCCGGCTGAGATGCTTCGAGGTTATTGGGTTTTTCCTCGGGGATGATCATCCGGACCGTTTTTTTTGCCCGATCAGCTCTGGATTGGAAATGGGGCAGCAGGACAGGAAAGGGCCGGCAGCGCTGGATTCCGTCATCAATTCTCCGATCTCACGCCGGAATGGAAATCAGCTTCACCAGGCACTCAGGCCGGTGTGTTCGAGTGGTGGTCCCGGGTGGAATCGAACCACCACCTACGGCTTCGGAGACCATCGTCCTATCCATTGGACTACGGGACCTTTCTCGCGGAGGCGGGGAGATTTAGCGGCCCGCTCCCCTCTTGGCAAGGAGAAGGGTGGCGAAATTTCCCGCCTCCCTTCTCCTGCAGATCACAGGGGCGTCACTTCACGCAGCCGTCGTAGAAGTGGTAGTCGCCGTC comes from the Luteolibacter sp. SL250 genome and includes:
- a CDS encoding phospholipase C, phosphocholine-specific; amino-acid sequence: MQSRRDFIQRAALLSGSLGTIAAIPPSLLRALEIGPKDGSTFMDAEHVVILMQENRSFDHAFGTLSGVRGFDDPRAITTPGGNPVWLQTDAAGRTFAPFGLNIHGTKATWMGDLPHDRGSEIAAGNKGRHDQWLKVMHSGTKDYAEMPLTLGHYERRDIPFYHAFADAFTICDQHFCSAQTCTTPNRLFLWTGTNRDPRDPSAPVVLRNQQVDLDSPADWPTFPERLEANGVSWKIYQNEITMPTGLGPGESAWLENFGDNPMEYFTQYHVEFHPAHLSHLQDRRAALEMTIRRLEAGDQIPEENMDLYSAKEALTALETEIGRCSPENFLKLPEWERSLHRKAFSTNTGDPDHRRLETLVYQDDGMERRMEVPAGDVLHQFRQDVDQGKLPAVSWLVAPANFSDHPSAPWYGAWYVSEVLDILTRDPEVWRKTILILTYDENDGYYDHVPPFVPPHPADAGSGAVSGDLDTTGEFDELGHPIGLGYRVPMVIASPWSRGGNVCSQVFDHTSVLRFLEVLLKGRTPQPIVETNISAWRRTICGDLTSTFQPAGAGPAKNPLPLERDTFVGAIHNARFKDAPAGFRSLTPEEISEIRQDPAGSPLLPRQEPGTRTSLALPYELHADGWLSKDGTTFSIIFRTGERSAGAPFQVYAPGNFLSSRTDRDPGVEEDAVIHEAARRWSFAVEAGREVRYSWPVASFENGVYHLRVYGPNGFYREFRGTAGDPPILVLPDYVPQGPAIRLAVANRQSSGDLACSVEDVSYGRPAVALAIPAGGHATLPLDLADSSGWYDFTLHIAGHGPFSRRWAGRVETGKAGTTDPLIGRGATKTVLQEEPGTEPSTRRN